In Luteitalea sp. TBR-22, one genomic interval encodes:
- a CDS encoding AAA family ATPase, translating into MKPLSLEVNGFTCFRDPQEKLDLSGLSLFAITGPTGAGKSSVLDAITFALYGEVPRVGRAQMKELISHGRDRMTVTLRFAVGARTFVVSRTVRRTNTAGTCQLDEIVDGRATPVAANSTAVKDAVQRIVGLDYDAFTHAVILPQGEFARFLKGAPAQRRQILQDLLRLGVYGRMRQLARERCAQAQAELDAAQRQLDACADATPEAIAASELELAAAQARQPQLVEARALAQAARVLAEARAALAGDLAVRRAERDALRESEPQQVARLERIARSRRAQAIEAELAQHARDEAVHRERTEAREKAAGRLAAAQQAATRARARLAEAERAVAALAPAREKAEKLQALEGRLQHAEALAAECETLTRERVARAAELEDRLREQVERSTALEQVTADVARLDRQLSAVTFDPAELAACEQWRDVARELRSARQQGPDAEAQASRARADLAEDERIAAAEATALEEARAALTRAEARRAEVARQLTAAQDAHRAMTLRSHLHAGDACPVCTQLVAEVPPVEHAPEFTALLDAQNEAADACVTLGQRVEKQRERQVKAAAAVEGARARLAAAEQQQRALRERVASTIATLASRLAPYLPASRAAMPEHWLLERLDDLQALRAEREGRERQRQILETSRLAAEHRVALTAQAIASTQQALAALSTQLGQKQARLDEQRAEIRQATDAADPRAELADLRARILDVEGAHDAARVAASREETTLAGATEADAAAARALEQAALALQAVTARITGTLAASGFASIAEAASALLTPADLGELEDQAAAHARRVAAVDAQLAEIEARLGSEPVRDDDVARCLEAEREADEAVQGHVRHVAMLEVRLQGLRARALEAVAAQSQVAAARQGVDTYTRLSSDLKADAFQAWLLREYFERLVLGASTRLMELSGRYTLQWIDDEFVVVDHDNAQERRAADTLSGGETFLASLALALELSEQVQRAAGAVRLDSLFIDEGFGTLDAAAQDVVASAIESLQVSGRMVGIITHVRELTDRMPTCVVIEKRPDGSRWSIR; encoded by the coding sequence ATGAAGCCGCTCAGCCTCGAGGTCAACGGGTTCACCTGCTTCCGCGACCCGCAGGAGAAACTCGACCTCTCCGGATTGTCGCTGTTCGCGATCACCGGCCCGACCGGCGCGGGCAAGAGCTCCGTGCTCGACGCGATCACGTTCGCGCTCTACGGCGAGGTGCCGCGCGTCGGCCGGGCGCAGATGAAGGAGCTCATCTCGCACGGCCGCGACCGCATGACGGTGACGCTGCGGTTCGCCGTCGGCGCGCGCACGTTCGTCGTGTCGCGGACGGTGCGCCGAACCAACACGGCGGGCACGTGCCAGCTCGACGAGATCGTCGACGGACGCGCGACGCCCGTGGCGGCCAACTCCACGGCGGTCAAGGACGCGGTGCAGCGGATCGTCGGCCTCGACTACGACGCGTTCACGCACGCGGTCATCCTCCCGCAAGGCGAGTTCGCGCGTTTCCTCAAGGGCGCGCCGGCACAGCGCCGGCAGATCCTGCAGGACTTGCTGCGTCTGGGGGTGTACGGCCGGATGCGGCAACTGGCGCGTGAGCGTTGCGCGCAGGCCCAGGCGGAGCTCGACGCCGCCCAGCGGCAGCTGGACGCCTGCGCCGACGCGACGCCGGAGGCGATTGCCGCTTCGGAGCTCGAGTTGGCGGCCGCGCAGGCGCGGCAGCCGCAGCTGGTCGAGGCCAGGGCCCTCGCGCAGGCGGCTCGCGTGCTGGCCGAGGCGCGCGCGGCGCTCGCCGGGGATCTGGCGGTCCGTCGTGCCGAGCGCGATGCGCTGCGGGAGTCGGAGCCGCAGCAAGTGGCGCGGCTCGAGCGCATCGCGCGATCGCGGCGGGCGCAGGCGATCGAGGCCGAACTGGCCCAGCACGCGCGCGACGAGGCGGTGCATCGCGAGCGGACCGAGGCACGGGAGAAGGCCGCCGGACGACTGGCCGCGGCGCAACAGGCGGCGACGCGGGCCCGTGCGCGGCTGGCCGAGGCGGAGCGGGCCGTGGCGGCCCTGGCGCCGGCGCGCGAGAAGGCCGAGAAGCTGCAGGCCCTCGAGGGCCGGTTGCAGCACGCAGAGGCGCTGGCCGCAGAGTGCGAGACGCTCACCCGGGAACGCGTGGCCCGCGCGGCCGAGCTCGAGGACCGGCTCCGCGAGCAGGTCGAACGGTCGACGGCTCTCGAGCAGGTGACCGCTGACGTGGCGCGGCTCGATCGACAACTGTCAGCGGTCACGTTCGATCCCGCGGAGCTGGCCGCATGCGAGCAGTGGCGCGACGTCGCGCGCGAACTGCGGTCGGCGCGCCAGCAGGGCCCCGATGCGGAGGCCCAGGCGTCGCGTGCCCGCGCCGACCTGGCAGAGGACGAGCGCATCGCGGCCGCCGAGGCGACGGCGCTCGAGGAGGCACGCGCCGCGCTCACGCGGGCCGAGGCGCGGCGGGCCGAGGTGGCGCGCCAGCTCACGGCCGCGCAGGACGCCCATCGCGCGATGACGCTGCGCTCGCACCTGCACGCCGGCGACGCGTGTCCCGTGTGCACGCAGCTGGTCGCCGAGGTGCCGCCGGTGGAGCACGCCCCCGAGTTCACGGCGCTGCTCGACGCCCAGAACGAGGCGGCCGATGCCTGCGTCACCCTCGGTCAGCGCGTGGAGAAGCAGCGCGAGCGCCAGGTGAAGGCGGCCGCGGCCGTCGAAGGCGCGCGGGCCCGTCTTGCGGCTGCCGAGCAACAGCAGCGCGCGCTGCGGGAGCGCGTCGCCAGCACCATCGCGACGTTGGCCAGTCGCCTCGCGCCGTACCTGCCGGCGTCCAGGGCAGCGATGCCGGAGCACTGGCTGCTGGAGCGCCTCGACGACCTGCAGGCGCTGCGTGCCGAGCGCGAGGGCCGCGAGCGGCAGCGACAGATCCTCGAGACGTCGCGACTAGCCGCCGAGCATCGCGTCGCGCTGACGGCGCAGGCCATCGCCTCGACCCAGCAGGCGCTCGCTGCGCTCTCGACGCAGCTGGGACAGAAGCAGGCGAGGCTCGACGAGCAGCGGGCCGAGATCCGGCAGGCTACCGACGCCGCCGACCCGCGCGCGGAGCTGGCCGACCTGCGCGCCCGCATCCTCGACGTCGAGGGCGCGCACGACGCGGCGCGCGTCGCGGCGTCGCGCGAGGAGACGACACTGGCCGGCGCGACCGAGGCCGACGCGGCCGCGGCGCGGGCCCTGGAACAGGCCGCCCTGGCCCTCCAGGCGGTGACGGCGCGGATCACCGGCACCCTGGCTGCCTCGGGCTTCGCGTCGATTGCCGAGGCCGCGTCGGCCCTGTTGACGCCTGCCGACCTGGGCGAGCTCGAGGACCAGGCCGCCGCGCACGCGCGGCGCGTCGCGGCCGTCGACGCGCAGCTGGCCGAGATCGAAGCGCGGCTGGGCTCCGAGCCCGTGCGCGACGACGATGTGGCGCGTTGCCTGGAGGCCGAGCGCGAGGCCGACGAGGCGGTGCAGGGGCACGTCAGGCACGTGGCGATGCTGGAGGTGCGGCTGCAGGGCCTGCGGGCCCGCGCGCTCGAGGCCGTCGCCGCGCAGTCGCAGGTCGCCGCAGCGCGCCAGGGCGTGGACACCTACACGCGGCTCTCCAGCGACCTCAAGGCCGACGCCTTCCAGGCCTGGCTGCTGCGCGAGTACTTCGAGCGCCTCGTCCTGGGCGCCTCGACGCGGCTGATGGAGCTCTCGGGCCGCTACACGTTGCAGTGGATCGACGACGAGTTCGTGGTGGTCGATCACGACAACGCGCAGGAGCGGCGGGCCGCCGACACGTTGAGCGGCGGCGAGACCTTCCTGGCCTCGCTCGCCCTCGCCCTGGAGCTCAGCGAGCAGGTGCAGCGCGCCGCCGGCGCGGTGCGGCTCGACAGCCTGTTCATCGACGAGGGGTTCGGCACGCTCGACGCGGCTGCCCAGGACGTGGTGGCCTCGGCCATCGAGTCGCTGCAGGTCAGCGGCCGCATGGTCGGCATCATCACGCACGTGCGCGAACTCACCGATCGCATGCCGACCTGCGTGGTGATCGAGAAGCGCCCCGACGGCTCCCGCTGGTCAATCAGGTAG
- a CDS encoding exonuclease subunit SbcD translates to MRILHTSDWHAGKAWKGQSRLDELAAVLDDLADVVERERIDLVLMTGDVFDTPSPPAEAERIVFGFFRRIGRLDVPSVLIAGNHDSPARVEAWAQLAELARVTARGVVRHRDQGGRVAIETASGEAALVAMIPFVSAAQVLSAEELGAAPDAAMSTYAARMQQYVSHMCAGFGGTTVNLLLAHTHLDGAVVGKSERRMHVGDDWAAQPQVLPSTAHYVALGHIHRHQCIEAAPAPTWYAGAPMQLDFGEEGEAKAYNVIDARPGQPARVEARPYVGARPLRTIVIPGTVPVVADVDLTGQPHLRVVVDAALGPVDPDINRRVRDAFPGVVSVELRRAEPGQDAPVAPRPGTVSPRELYQAYVQQSGGTSTEATLAAFDALYAAALREEEPA, encoded by the coding sequence GTGAGAATCCTCCACACGTCCGACTGGCACGCCGGCAAGGCGTGGAAGGGACAGTCGCGCCTCGACGAGCTCGCCGCGGTGCTCGACGACCTGGCCGACGTCGTCGAGCGCGAGCGCATCGACCTCGTGCTGATGACCGGCGACGTGTTCGACACGCCGTCGCCGCCGGCCGAGGCCGAGCGCATCGTGTTCGGCTTCTTCCGGCGCATCGGCCGGCTCGACGTGCCGTCGGTGCTGATTGCCGGCAACCACGACAGCCCGGCGCGCGTGGAAGCGTGGGCGCAGCTGGCCGAGCTCGCGCGGGTGACTGCGCGCGGCGTCGTGCGTCACCGTGACCAGGGCGGCCGGGTGGCCATCGAGACGGCCTCGGGCGAGGCCGCGCTGGTGGCGATGATCCCGTTCGTGTCGGCGGCGCAGGTGCTGTCGGCCGAGGAACTGGGCGCGGCGCCCGACGCGGCGATGTCCACGTATGCCGCTCGCATGCAGCAGTACGTCTCGCACATGTGCGCGGGATTCGGCGGCACCACGGTCAACCTGCTGCTGGCCCACACGCACCTGGATGGCGCGGTGGTCGGCAAGAGCGAGCGCCGGATGCACGTCGGCGACGACTGGGCGGCGCAGCCGCAGGTGTTGCCGTCGACGGCGCACTACGTGGCGCTCGGGCACATCCACCGGCACCAGTGCATCGAGGCCGCCCCGGCGCCCACCTGGTACGCCGGCGCGCCGATGCAGCTCGATTTCGGGGAGGAGGGCGAGGCCAAGGCCTACAACGTCATCGACGCCCGTCCCGGCCAGCCGGCGCGGGTCGAGGCGCGACCGTACGTGGGCGCCCGCCCGCTGCGGACGATCGTCATCCCGGGCACGGTGCCGGTCGTCGCCGACGTCGATCTCACGGGGCAGCCGCACCTGCGCGTCGTCGTGGATGCGGCGCTCGGCCCCGTCGATCCCGACATCAACAGGCGTGTCCGCGACGCATTCCCTGGCGTGGTGAGCGTCGAGCTGCGGCGGGCCGAGCCGGGCCAGGACGCACCGGTGGCGCCCAGACCGGGCACGGTGTCGCCGCGCGAGCTGTATCAGGCCTACGTCCAGCAGTCGGGCGGCACTTCCACGGAGGCGACGCTCGCGGCCTTCGACGCGCTGTACGCCGCGGCGCTGCGCGAGGAGGAGCCGGCATGA
- a CDS encoding ATP-binding protein: MTTPTALVLGSLDATPLDFWIGVAEGASVQLDDPILVEARQPDGTVVRFFGLVDIVRKRYEGGQFDSDAFRVAKGILPADVSYAAHVQVTRIDPEVYVPPHPGTPARVVVGEEFRQALFADRMEQPLPIGVSRSGEPVYANLEFLDGTRGAHASISGVSGVATKTSYATFLLYSLFHSGVLGAEAINTRALIFNVKGEDLLWLDTPNARLTDEARQVYARLGLPVGPFTSVGLYAPANRAIGALVPSTGSRQEGVSPYVWTMREFAKQRLLPFVFADGDDAKAQFPIVVMRVEKALEQAAREGDPTSASIRVNGAPVLSFDDLVDLLDTTALDAMMGSTPVAQGTLDAFRRRLHRAAQHMGHLVRGDSDARNREVQLRNHRVTVVDIHQLHSIAQMFVVGVLLKRMLEEKEQQGTARPLVFVVLDELNKYAPREGWSPIRDVLLDIAERGRSLGVSLLGAQQTASEVERRIVSNASLRVVGRLDAAEAQRAEYGFLSTVGRQRASMLQPGTMIVAQPEVPMPVLVRFPFPAWATRASEVPAARVEDDNALFARITP; encoded by the coding sequence ATGACCACCCCGACCGCCCTCGTGCTCGGTTCGCTCGACGCGACGCCCCTCGACTTCTGGATCGGGGTCGCGGAGGGCGCGTCGGTGCAGCTCGACGACCCGATCCTCGTCGAGGCCCGGCAGCCAGACGGCACGGTCGTCCGCTTCTTCGGCCTCGTGGACATCGTCCGCAAGCGCTACGAGGGCGGCCAGTTCGACAGCGATGCCTTCCGCGTCGCGAAGGGCATCCTGCCGGCCGACGTCTCGTACGCCGCGCACGTCCAGGTGACGCGCATCGACCCCGAGGTCTACGTGCCGCCGCATCCGGGCACGCCGGCGCGGGTCGTCGTCGGCGAGGAGTTCCGGCAGGCGCTGTTCGCCGATCGCATGGAGCAGCCGCTGCCCATCGGCGTGTCGCGCAGCGGCGAGCCGGTGTACGCCAACCTCGAGTTCCTCGACGGCACGCGCGGCGCGCATGCCTCGATCAGCGGGGTGTCTGGCGTCGCCACCAAGACGTCCTACGCGACGTTCCTGCTGTACTCGCTGTTCCACTCCGGTGTGCTCGGCGCCGAGGCCATCAACACGCGGGCGCTGATCTTCAACGTCAAGGGCGAGGACCTGCTCTGGCTCGACACGCCCAACGCCCGGCTGACCGACGAGGCCAGGCAGGTCTACGCGCGGCTCGGCCTGCCGGTCGGGCCGTTCACGAGCGTCGGCCTGTACGCCCCCGCGAACCGGGCGATTGGCGCCCTCGTGCCGAGCACCGGCAGCCGCCAGGAGGGCGTGTCCCCGTACGTGTGGACGATGCGCGAGTTCGCGAAGCAGCGGCTGCTGCCGTTCGTGTTCGCGGACGGCGACGACGCGAAGGCGCAGTTCCCGATCGTGGTGATGCGGGTGGAGAAGGCGCTCGAGCAGGCGGCCCGCGAGGGCGATCCCACCAGCGCGAGCATCAGGGTGAACGGCGCGCCCGTCCTGTCGTTCGACGACCTCGTCGATCTGCTCGACACGACCGCGCTCGACGCGATGATGGGCAGCACGCCGGTCGCCCAGGGCACGCTCGACGCCTTCCGCCGGCGCCTGCACCGCGCCGCCCAGCACATGGGCCACCTGGTGCGCGGCGACTCCGACGCGCGCAACCGCGAGGTGCAGCTCCGCAACCACCGCGTCACCGTCGTCGACATCCACCAGCTGCACTCGATTGCGCAGATGTTCGTCGTCGGCGTGCTGCTCAAGCGGATGCTCGAGGAGAAGGAGCAGCAGGGCACCGCCCGGCCGCTGGTGTTCGTGGTGCTCGACGAGCTGAACAAGTACGCGCCGCGCGAGGGCTGGAGCCCGATCCGCGACGTGCTGCTCGACATCGCGGAGCGGGGGCGATCGCTCGGCGTGTCGCTGCTCGGCGCGCAGCAGACGGCGAGCGAGGTGGAGCGGCGCATCGTCTCCAACGCCTCGCTGCGCGTCGTGGGGCGCCTCGACGCGGCCGAGGCGCAGCGCGCCGAGTACGGATTCCTCTCGACCGTCGGACGGCAACGTGCGTCGATGCTGCAGCCTGGCACGATGATCGTCGCGCAGCCGGAAGTGCCGATGCCCGTGCTCGTGCGGTTCCCGTTCCCCGCCTGGGCGACGCGTGCCAGCGAGGTGCCCGCGGCGAGGGTCGAGGACGACAACGCGCTGTTTGCCCGGATCACGCCGTGA